From Oceanivirga salmonicida, a single genomic window includes:
- a CDS encoding PTS sugar transporter subunit IIA, whose translation MLKDLLTEDRINVIDACDKWEDAIKIATLPLVNSGKVSNDYINEIVQNIYKYGTYIILADGFALPHGSPGKNVNETSLSLLHIKKSVKLINENVNTFLVLATKDSTSHIDILKELSEILLKKESFNILVSGEKKEILELLNNNNKKEEN comes from the coding sequence ATGTTAAAGGATTTATTAACAGAAGATAGGATAAATGTTATTGATGCTTGTGATAAATGGGAAGATGCAATTAAAATTGCAACATTACCATTGGTTAATTCTGGAAAAGTATCTAATGATTATATTAATGAAATTGTGCAAAATATTTATAAATATGGAACTTATATAATATTAGCAGATGGTTTTGCATTACCACATGGATCACCAGGTAAAAATGTAAATGAAACCTCATTAAGTTTACTACATATAAAAAAGAGTGTAAAACTTATAAATGAAAATGTTAATACTTTTTTAGTTTTAGCAACAAAGGATTCAACTTCTCATATAGATATTTTAAAAGAATTATCTGAAATACTTTTAAAAAAAGAAAGTTTTAATATTTTAGTATCAGGTGAAAAAAAAGAAATTTTAGAATTATTAAACAATAACAATAAAAAGGAGGAGAATTAA
- a CDS encoding PTS sugar transporter subunit IIA: KNRYLLENIEIVSLANLDNIDYKNNDLIISTINLRNIVVNKKFNFINISPIFTLEEQKKLDKFLVPKGSNIYFDKLSEYIDENTINEKENFYIDKKNIIYINKKFKKWEEIIDYGVEIMKNLGYVSEFYKEDIKSKIYKYGSYIVVDDYIAIPHGNYEKNVYKNGCLIIYLKHSIIFPNNKEVKFLVFLSFLDKKVLEKGMIEIYNILKRIKKDTNLKNIQNKKELLNIIKGANLC; encoded by the coding sequence AAAAAATAGATATTTGTTAGAAAACATTGAAATTGTATCATTAGCAAATCTTGATAATATAGATTATAAAAATAATGATTTAATAATTTCAACTATAAATTTAAGAAATATAGTTGTAAATAAAAAATTTAATTTTATAAATATATCACCAATATTTACACTTGAAGAACAAAAAAAATTAGATAAATTTTTAGTTCCAAAAGGATCAAATATATATTTTGATAAATTATCGGAATATATAGATGAAAATACAATAAATGAAAAAGAAAATTTTTATATTGATAAAAAAAATATAATATACATTAATAAAAAATTTAAAAAATGGGAAGAAATTATAGATTACGGTGTTGAAATTATGAAAAATTTAGGTTACGTTAGTGAATTTTATAAAGAAGATATAAAATCAAAAATATATAAATATGGTTCATATATTGTAGTTGATGATTACATAGCTATTCCACATGGTAATTATGAAAAAAATGTTTACAAAAATGGCTGCTTAATTATTTATCTTAAACATAGCATTATTTTCCCTAATAATAAAGAAGTTAAATTTTTAGTTTTTTTATCTTTTTTAGATAAAAAAGTTTTAGAAAAAGGAATGATTGAAATTTACAATATATTGAAAAGAATAAAAAAAGATACAAATTTAAAAAATATACAAAATAAGAAAGAGTTATTAAATATTATAAAAGGAGCTAATTTATGTTAA